AACCTAGCAACCCGTTTCGAGCAAGCGAGCAAGCACCGCCACAAATGAACGAGTACGACTTGCGTCAATTGGTCATCAAACTCAACAAGCGTGTCGAGGCCTTAGAAAAGCGTGTCGAAATACTAGAACGACGTCGGTAGTGCCCTGGCTAGCTAGCACGTTCGGGTTCGGCTCATCAGCCGACGCGCGTTAGACCCGGTTATTGCATCGAAACCGTGGCTAACACCATGCGGCTCATCCACATTTCAATTGTTGAAACGAAGCGTTAACCGGGATAGGTCCAATCGCCGCGGTAGTCACGTCGCATCAACGCTTGAGCCTCCGTGTCCCCTGGGATCGTTTGCTTTTCCGAATCCCAGCGAACGCTTCGCCCCAGCTTCATCGACAGCATTCCGAGCAGGCTGAGCGTCGTCGCTTGGTGTCCGACCGAGATGTCAGCGATTGGCCGACGACCAGATTCGATCGCGCCGATGAAGTCAGCCCACAAGAGCCGAATGTTGTGACCATCGGGCTCCTGCAATTGCGCGTCTTCGTGAATCGTCGGCTTCTTTTCGTCAGACGGGTAGAACGTCCATCCGTCTCGCCAGCCGATATGGACGGTTCCCTTCGTCCCTAAAAAATAGCAGCCGACACTTGATTGCTCGGGGCCTTTGCCTGCGAAGCGCCGGTGCTCCCAATGAGCTGAAAAATTTTCGAATTGGTACGTCGCGATTTGATGATCGGGTGCATCCGTCGTTTGCTCACGATCGTTCAACACCGCCTCGCCAGCGATCGGGCGCCCGCCGACCGAGTGCACAGATTTTGGCATCTCCTGGTCGGCCCACCAAAGCACTTGATCGAGCCAATGGACACCCCAATCACCGAGAGTTCCGTTGGCGAAATCAAGAAAGTTCCTGAAGCCACCGGGATGGATACGCCGGCAATACGGTCGCAGTGGCGCCGGCCCGCAATACATCTCCCAATCAAGGTTCTCTGGTGGTTCGTCATTTCGTGTCGGCCTTTCTTCACCACCTTTGGAATGCACGAACATTCGCACCATCCCAATATCTCCCGCACCGCCGTCTTTTAAAAATCTCATCGCGGACACATGATGCGGTCCGATCCGTCGATGCAGTCCGACCTGGACAATACGATCGGATCGCTGCGATACATCCAGCATCGCCTGGCTTTCACCAATCGTGTGCCCGGTGGGCTTTTCAATAAAGACATGTGCCCCGGCGTTGATCGCAGCAATCGTTTGCAAGGCATGCCAGTGGTCGGGTGTCGCAATGATCGCGATGTCGACCGATTCTTTGTCGAACAACTCTCGAAAGTCGCCGTAGACGTTCGGGCTATCACCGGACAAGTCGTTCACTTCTTCGGCGTTGATTTCCAAACGATCTTGATCGACGTCACACAGCGCGACGACCTTGGTGTTCCCCGCCGAGATCGCTTCGCGCAGAATATTCATTCCCCACCATCCCGAACCGATCAACGCCACGCGGTACTGCTTGTCTTTTGATGCGGCATGAATTGCGGGAGCAGCGGTCAGCGCGGCGGCGGCGGTCGTGCCGGTCAAAAAACTTCGACGTTTTAGATGCATGGCAAAAAGAGTTTTCAAGAGGCAGGAACGTTGGTGACGTCGGCTTGGGAAGTCGCAGACACGGTGACCAGTTTACTGGGTGACTTCCACACAAACGACCTCACCCTGAATCGTACGGCAAAAGATCTGACCATTTGAAAAGACGGGCGCGGTCCAGCATTTGCCGTCGAGCACGTGCACCCGTGATGTCGGCGTCCATCCTTGACGAGTCGCCGGCGCTGTTACTAAATCACCGTCTTCGGTCAACAGCAGAATCGCATCATCAACCAGTGTGAATCCTCCCGGACGCAGCTCCTCTTCGGACCAGAGGACTTCACCGGTACCCCAATCCAAACATCGAAAACGTGCCCCCGCCTCCATGTCACCGTCGATCCCAAATAAACTCTCATCGAGCAGGACGGACGCATGAATTTGGTTCTTCATTTCCTTGGACTTCCAAACAACTTTGGGGTCCGTTCCGCCGAGTTGATATAACGCCGCACCACGGTTGTAGCCGGATGAAAGAAACATCTGACCATCGTGGATGATCGGATCCGCGGCGTTGCAGTTGAAACTGGTCAGCCAGCGAATCGACCATAGTTCCTCACCCGACTCCAGCGTTACCGCTTTGTATGACTTGCCCGATGCGATCACCACTGCGTCTTTCTCGTCGGATTTCAGCGGTACCGGTGTCGCATAGCCACTTTCGCGATCTTCAGAACGCCATACGATTCTCCCGTCGTCTTTGTTGAGCGCGACGCCGGATTCACCAATATTAATAATCACCAAGTTGCCGACGACCAATGGTGCACCGGCGCATCCCCAGCCGGGCAACCGCACGTCTGCTTGGTTGGCAACATTGACTTTCCACGACAACTGACCGGTCAAGCGGTCTAAACAAAATAGTTCACCTAGTCGGCTAACGACATAAATGAATGGGCCATCAATCGTCGGTGTCGAAGTTGGGCCGCCTTCGAAATCTCGGTCATCAAGTGGAGCTTCAAACGCAAATTTCCAAGCGACGTCACCACTTTCTCGGCTAAGAGCGTTGACGATCGTTTGCCCGTCGATGTGGCCGCTGGTAAAAACTAGCTCGTCGGTGGCTACAAAAGATGAAAAACCGGTGCCAACCGAGGCTCGCCACTTGATGTTTGCCTGATCTCCCCGAAACCTTCCCGACCAGTTGGCCTGAACCGTCCGGCCGTCTAAATTCGGCCCTCGCCATCGGTACCACTCTTCGCCTTGGCAGATCCCAAGTAGCAGTAAGCACGCTGTAAAAAACAAAACGGATCGAACAGCAACGGTCATGCTGAAAACTGTTGAAAACGGATGAACGAAATTAGGCGAGGCGCCGAGACTATTTTTTGAAACGACACGTCTGGGCGTCTAGTTGACGTTAATCCAAGCGAATCGTGACTCGAGCGAAGACGGAGTCGATTCACACACGACAAACGGAATCAGACGTTCGAGCGACTGAGTTTTCCGCTCACAAAACGGTGATTCTACAATCGCGACTTCAAAAACGGTGTCGCGGACATTCTAATCGCGATCGCTCGATGAAGCGCTTCCCTATCCGCCGAAACCAACTTCGATAGTCAGCAATAATCGTGACGCTCAATCTTGTTCTCGGATACGTGGTGATCGTAGCGATCCTAAGCTCGGTTACGTTTCTTGTGTACTGGGTTGATAAACGTCGCGCTCAATCGGATCGGTGGCGAACGTCGGAAAAGACGCTGCATCTACTCGCGTTATTTGGCGGTTGGCCCGGTGCCTGGATCGCCCAGCAGAAACTGCGTCACAAAACGCGAAAGCGACGCTTTCGAATCGTGTACTACGCCACGGTCGTTGGCCATCTCCTTGCCGTGACTACAATCGCGTACTGCCTGTCGAATTCCCAGTGAATCGGTATTTGCGACAGGTGACTCGTTCGTTTGCGTCTCGCACTCCTATATTCAGTCCGCTGAAATTTCTTTGATGGAACCCTTCGCCGCATCGAACGAGAATCGCTCGCATTTCTCGTCAGTGATCGCGGGGATCCTGATCGGGGCAAACGTCACCGGTGTCATGCTCAGCTATGCGTTGACACTGTTCCTCGCCCGGACATTAGATTCAAACCAGTTCGATAGCTTCGTCGGAGCGATCGCCGTCTTGACGATGCTAGGTGCCGTTTCCGAAGCCGGCGTTGGCAAATACGGCTACAAACGCCTCCCGCTTGCCGACCAAGCATCCGACACGAGCGAACGAAACGCATATTTGCGATTTGCGAAGCGGACCGTGTTTCTTTGTAGTGCGATCTTCGTCGCTTGTGGAATCTTTTTAGAGTCAGCCCTGCCCAACGAAGCCGTCGAGTTCACGTCCATCACCTCGGTACTGTTTATCCCCGCCGTTGCCGGTTGCGGTGTCGCGGTGGATCTTCTAATCGCAAGTCAATCGCCGATTACCGGAACCTTGATCGCCCGGGCTTTAGTGCCCACGATCACGTTGTCCCTCATTGTCGTTGGTTCCCAGACGATTCGCGGCTTTGACGCGACGATGGCCGTGATCTGTTTCGGCATCGGCAGCACACTCGGGCTACTTCTCTGCGCCGCTTTGCTCCAGCGCTTTCGATGGATGGGCAAAACAAATGTCGGTGAAATCCAGTGGCAACACTGGATTTCACGAAGCCTGTCGTACTTTGCCGTCACTTGTGCGATCACATGGCTCTTCAAAGCACCGCTCGTCATGCTGCACCACTTACCGCACTCGGCGGCTGAGCTAGGTTTGCTGGCCCCGGCATTTGAAACGGGATGCTTGGTATTGTTGTTATCCAAATCGGCAGACAAGTATTACCTTCCGATGCTTGCCGTTGCGATCGATCAAGGCGACATCGAAACAGACGAGCGTTTGCGTCGCCGGCGTCAATCATTGATCGGTGGCGCCGCGTGCATTTTCTGGCTCGCCATTGTACTGATCGGCAAACAAATCTTGTCCCTGTTCGGACCACAGTTCGTCGTTTCTTATCCGGCGTTACTTTGGGTCACAACGGGGGCATGTATTTGGACTCTTTTTTCATTGTCGCCATCGGCTTTACTGTTCATGCGGCGTTCGAAACAATTGGGACTGAACCTGATCTTTCATTCGCTGGCGCTGATGGTTCTGATCCCAATTGCGTTTTATCAACACGGAAACACCGGCGTCGCCTTTGTCTTTGCGGTCTGCTTGGCATCGACCGCCGCGATCGCTCGGATCCAAGAGTCCATTGCCTGGAAATCTGAGTCAGAGACGATGGCAACCTAGTCCGAAGCGTTCGTTACTTCTTTGGCAAGAACGGGAACAGTTCGCGAATCTCGTCATCCGATGGCTGCCGACCATATTCGCAGATCTCAAACGCTTCGGCGTAGTCAATTTGCATTGCACGGTCTTCTCCATACCAACGAATCAGTGCGTTGCGATGCTGCTGTGCTTCGGCACTCTGACGTTTTACCCAACGTTCATGCAGCCACTGTCGCCGTGCCTCGGGAGCATTGGCTGGTGGCGCGTTCGCCATTTTTTCGGCACTACCGAGCGCACCGCCTTCGAACGTTTGTGACTCCAGTGCCATCAGTGCGTCAACTTTCTTTTCGAATACCGAACCAACATCAACCGCGACATCGGCGCGAAATGGGTACGGTTTCTGAAATCGATCGCTGGAATACAGGAATACCGGATTTTTCTTCAGAGGTGGTGTATCGGGACAAAAGAAAGGTACCGTCACCATATATGCGGCATCCTGAACGAGTACACCGACATAGCGGTGATCGGGATGGTAATCCCACGGCCGATGAGCAATCACGATATCGGCATTCCACTGGCGGATCGCGCGGGTGATTTTCCGACGGTTTTCCAATGTCGGCATCAACTCGCCATCGTGAATGTCCATCACCAGCGACTCAACCCCCAATCGTTTCGCCACCAAGGCAGACTCTGCTGTGCGACGCTTGGCAAGCGCTCCGCCCGACATTTGCCAATGTCCGATGTCGCCATTGGTCACCGAAACAAGTTTGACGTGGTGCCCTTGTTCGGCCCACAACGCGGCAGTCCCACCGCTCTTGTATTCAGCGTCATCAGGGTGGGCGCCAAAACAAATGATCCTGAGCTTTCCGTCTTGGGCGACCGCGGTTCCGGGATCACCGTACATGAAGCCGACCGAGATCCATAAGAACGAAAACACCAAAACTGTCCGACTATCAATCGCCATCGACCTACCTCTTTGAAGTGCTCACGTGGAAGCCCACTGATTTGCAAGTCGCGACGGCCGGAAAATTGAACGCCGATCCCCCGATGCCGGCACATTCGGCTCACGGTGGTTGGCCGAGGGCCGGAAACGAGTGCTTCGTTAACCTTCGAAATTAGGATTAGCCACATGGCGTCAGCCACGAGTTCGGCGCAATAACCGAGGCTAACGCTCGTCGGTTGATGAGTCGAATCCTAACGTTTGGTCTACACGGAGCGCTAGCACGTCGGGGGCGTGGTTTTCCCAGCGGTGTTCAATGATCAAAGCAAGCGAGACTTGACTAACTCAGTTCCAGTTGACCGTCGGAGTCACCAAACTGAGTTGTGGGGACGCCGATCAAGTTCAACATGCTAACAAAAAGGTTCGACATCGGTTGCTTTTTGGGTTCGTAAAATCGCCCCGTCGTAATTTTCCCGCCTGCGTTTCCGGCAAGAATCACGGGTAAGTTCTCGTGCGTATGGCGATTGCCGTCCGCGATCGCGCCGCCGTAAATGATCATCGAATTGTGAAGCAAGCTATTGCCATCGACATCTTCGGTTTGCCGCATCTTGTTCAAAAACCGGGCGAAGTGTTCAACGTAGAATTGATCGATCTTGGCAACTTTTTTGGCTAACGCCTCATCACGCTGACTGTGGGTTAACCAATGGTGGCCCTCGGGAATGCCTAGCTGCGGAAACGTTCGGTTGCTGCCGTCATAGGCCAAAAGTAGTGTCGCGACTCTCGTCGAATCAGTCTGGAAAGCGAGATGCAGCATGTCATACATCAGCGTCATATAGTCCCCGAAGTCCTTGGGGATCCCAGCCGGTGTGTCACGATCGGTTTTCGGTGGATCTTTGAAGTGCTCCGCCATCTCGATCCGACGTTCCATATCACGGACGACCGAAAAGTACTCGTCAAACTTTCGATTGTCCGCGGTGGCGAGCTGACGCTGGATATCGCGTCCTTCTTCCAAGACAAAATCCAACACACTCTTCTTCGTCGCCAGTCGCGTCTGGTAGTTCTTTGCCCGCTCGGACTTCGATCCCGCACCGAATAGTCGTTCGAACACGAGACGAGGATTGGCTTCGGGCGTGACCGGTGTCGATTCGGAACTCCAAGCCAAATTGTATTGATAAGCACAAGCGTAGCCCGAATCACAACTGCCGGAATTGCGAATGAGGTCGGATGTCAATTCGAGTGACGGAATGCGAGTCACGGAGCCTACGTTTTGTGCGGCGACTTGATCGACCGAGATCCCGCAACGGATGTCGCTGCCGGCCGTCTTTCGTGCTCGTAAACCTGTCAAAAAAGTCGCGTTGGCTCGTGCGTGATCTCCGGCACCGTCAGGGCCAGGGGTTGCATTGATGTGATCGAGATTACTGATAACCTGGAAGTCAGCCTTCAGGTCTTCGAGTGCCATCATTGTTTCGTTTAGTTCGAAACCATTTTTGGGAAACCAATGCTCTTGCTGCACGCCGTTCGGAATCGACATAAATGCCATTCGCAGCGGCGCGCCTGTCTCGGTAACCGCTCTCGGTTCGGCACCCAACGCCTGTTCGCTTGCGCTCGCACGCTTGGGAAGCGACGCCATCGCGGGAATGGCTACGGACAATCCACCGCTTCGCAGGAATCCTCGACGGCTGAGCGCAAGTCGATTTCTTCGATTCATTCTTGATCCCCCTTGGATAGATTGTCTTGCTTCGTCGAAGGTAGCAAGCGTTGTTTTTGAAACGGCGCCGACTCGACGACCGCATGAACGAGCACACTGAATCGCCCGTCACTTTCGCGCAGGCGATCGACAATTTGATCGATCGTTTGTTCGTCAGTGAATTCCACTCCCCGTCCCACGGCGAATACCAACAGCTTTTCGGTGACGCAGCGGTAAAATGCATCGGCATGATTATTTCGCAGTAGTGCCTTTAACTCCCGCACGTCACGGAACGTTTCCCCGGTCACCAGTTCACCTTGAGGTTCGACCGGAGTTCCTCGGTCAGTCTCGCGCCACATTCCGAGCGCATCGAAGTTCTCCAACGCCAATCCCAACGGATCCATGCGGGCATGACAAGACGCACAAAGCGCGTCCTCTCGATGAACCGATAACAACTCGCGAAGTGTCGGTTCGCGATCACCAAAATGGTCTGCCGATTCTTCCAGTTCAGGCACCACGCCGGGAGCCGGGGGAGCAGGCGTGCCCAGAATGTTGTCCAAGATAAATAAGCCGCGTTTGACCGGCGACGTGCGTGTCGGATTCGAAGTCACCATTAACATCGACGCCTGAGTCAACAAGCCGCCGCGCGGACTGTCGCTCGGCAGATCGACTCGCCGCATCTTTTCTCCCTTGACGTGCTCAATCCCATAGTGCTCGGCAAGTTCCGCGTTCAGGAATGTGTAGTCACAGTCCAACAGATCTAGCAGGCTGACATCGTTGCGAATCACATACTCGACAAACTGCTCAGTCTCATCTCGGATCGAACGCTTCAAATCATCATCGATTCGTTCGACTTCGCGTCGGATCTCACGAAAGCGGGCAAACTTCTCACGGTGCTCTTCACTCATGCTGTCTCGGCCTCGGAAAAAGCCGCGCGGAAGACTGCGAAACCAATCGCGAAGTTTCTCTAACTCCTCCGCGTGCCCCATCACAACGCTGGCATCCACGTTGGCGTTGATCACATCTCGCGTCCGCAACCATTGACCAACAAAGTTGGAAATAAATGCGTCGGACCGCCGATCATCCAACATCCGATCAATCTGATCGCTCAAATTGGCCCGCAATTCACCGTTTTCCGCCAGACGCACCAACTCTTCGTCAGGCATCGAGGACCATAGGAAGTACGATAACCGCGACGCTAATGAAATCTCATCGACCGGCGCGTACTTTGCATCGGGAGATGAATTAGCCGCCGATTCAATACGGAACAAGAACCTTGGCGATGAAAGCACGCCGACGATCGCACGCCCGATACCGGTTTCGAACGTTTCTCCCGGCTGCGAATAAACCGTCTCGGCCAGCCCTACCAACCGGTCGATCGTGACTTGATCGACCTCGCCCCGATACGCTCGGGTGGCGAAACGCTCCAGCACTTCTGCCGCATATGATCGGCGTTGATCCGGTTCGGTTGGGGGTGAGTCTCGGGTGAAAAAGCGTTCGTAATTCGGTGGATGAACACGTTGATCGGTCCCTATCGGTCCTTCGATCTCCACCCGGTAAACTTCGAAGTGAACGTGGGTATCACTTTCTTCTTCGATCGATTCCGCCACTTCGCTATCCGACGCTAGCTCGACCGGTCGTATCTCAAAGGCGATACGGTGCTTGCCCGCGTCCCACTGTTCAATTGATTCCACGGTCGTCAGTTTATTTTCGTCCCAACCGAGTTCACTGACAAAAGCAACCTCTTCATCAATACGGCAAGTGACGTGATAGCGAGCTGGGTCAAACTCGAAAGATCCATGTTGTTTGGTACCGATCGAGACGTTGTATCGTCCTGCGGTTTCGATCTCGAATTCACGCGCGACCTTTTCTTGTTTTTTGCCGTCAAGCGATCGCCCATTGCGTTTTGAACGTCGGTCGTCCGAGACAAAATCTCGTCCCCGAAAAACTTGTCGAGGCACGATCTTTGTCACCTTCGGTACGGAACGCTCCACAATAAGCTCAGCCGCTTGTAAATACTTGTCCAACAACAACGGCGACACCATCAAAGCGTCTGCGACGTTGTCGAAGCCATGCCCGGAATCATCTGCCGGAAACAGCAACGTCTCGTCAAACTCAACTCCCATCAGTGCACGAACCGTGTTGCCGTACTCTTGGCGGTTCAAACGCCGGACCGTGATCGGTCCCGGATCGAGATTATCGAAATCGATTGCAAACGGACCACGTTTGATCCAGTCCTTCACGGTCGCCATTTCCATATCGGTCAGCTGATCTGACCCCATTGGCGGCATCACCCCGGCGCGAAGATTCTTCAACACCCGCCACCAGAACTCCGGTACCGCCGTGGCCTCGTCTTCTGACTCGAACGAATCGATAACAAAGTTTCCTTCGCGTTCACCGTAACCGTGGCAATCGTAACAGTACCGCTGCAAAATCGGCACGATGTCATTCTGAAATGACGGACCAGCGTCATCCGTTGCCGGGGTGACCTTCGAATCCTCAGTCTCACGGCCAGGTAATTCTTCGGCGATTGCCAATCCACCAAAGTAAGACGCAATCCCGCAAGTAATGATTCCAGTAGCGACGCAAAAACGCCAGCGATTCAATAGATCCATTAGAACAAAATTCAGCAGTAGGATCTGCGGCCGAAATCGTTGCGGCGACATGAGATCAGGGTTGGCAGGTGATAAGGGCGGGCATTAACGTTCAACCCCCGAGTGAGTCATGGGTAACGCAATTCCTCGCGCGAAAGACACGCGAACGCCATAGCTTAGAGCCCCGCGGTCGCGCAGACAAACTTTTCTGCACTGCCTGTGTGAAAAGATCAGTCATCATAGGCTCGCCGGGCCGTGTCCGCTTCGGCCTGTCTTTAATCGATAGGATTCAATGCGGTGGTTTATCGGCGGTAGCGGCGGAACTGGATGTTATTGGAGATCGTGCGTCAACACGCCAGCGGCTGAACTTGCGAATCGGTGACTTCGCATGCGGCCAATTCTAAGTAGTCGGGGCGGGAGCCAGAGGTGCGGTGCCGATACGCTTTGACGATCGCATTGTCTCGCACAAGGAAGGCACCGGGCATTTGGAACCCATCCCCGATCAGCTTCCCCACCCCATGCCGATTGATAATCGCGGCGCTGAAGCCTCGCCACCAAACAGAAAGGGGAAACAACTGGCCGGGCCCGCCTCGTTGGAGACCGTAGGCTCGATACAGGCGGCAACCGGGGTCGCTGATTCGATGCGTGTCGGCCAGGCCGTACGACTCGAACAGTTCGACATCGAGTTCGTTGTCGCCCATGTGAACTAAAACGATCTCGCCGCCCGCGGCTTCGATACCGGCGCGTTGCTTCTGCAAGTCCCCCAATGCTTCACGACAGAACGTACATCCGGCATGACGCAAAAAGACGACCAACACCGACCGGTCAACCGAAAGCGATGCGATTGAGTCGCCTCGGTGAGTCCGCATCAATTCATTCAGCCGTTCAGCGGGCTGGTCATCGGTACTCACCGCCGGCCGATTCGCGTGATCGAACGCCGCAAACAAGATTGCGGCAAACGGAAACAGCCAGACCAAGTCATTGAACACAGTGATCCAAACCCAAGCGGGCGACAGATCACCTTGCAGAACGTTCCACGCGATCCCGATCGGTCCGAGTGCCTTCCCTAAAAAGCCGACGAGCACCAATGGCCAGTGTCGGAGGGGATTCCGAGCGGCAATCGCATAACCTATCCCATACACCCCTACGATCATGCCGACACACTGCCAGATCGCAGGATACGCCGGCGGGGTGAGATCAAACCAGTCAAAAAAGTCACCGGGGCGCAGCACCACCCATGCTCCCCATACAAGGTTGTAGGTCGCGGCGGCATTCAATATCGTCGCGTACCAGCGTGGCGACGGATGAGGCGTGGTGGTCTGATTCACGTTCGGTACCCTTAAGAACCCCGTCAATTTCGTGACGAATAGGACTGTGCGCCCTCGGTTAACCGCGTTTCATCTTGTCGCAAAACCGCGGATTCCTAAATTGTCGAGACAAGTTTAGATAATTTCCCATCGATCCTCGCCCACAACAAGTCTTCATGCTGGAACACCGAATCCAACATCGCGTCCGATATGACGAATGCGATCCGATGGGCTTTGTCCATCACAGCGTTTACCTGCAGTACTTTGAAATCGGCCGAACCGAATTGCTACGGGCTAGCGGCGGTCGCTATCGAGACATGGAAGACGCTGGGCTGCTGGTCGTTGTTGTGAATGTCAACTGTCGTTATCACCAACCGGCCCGCTACGACGACTTGATCGACATCCAAACCAAGATCGCCAAGATGACCGTCGGCAAGATCACTCACGAGTACACCGTGTTTCGCGAAGGGCAAAAACTGGTCAGCGCAGAAGTCATCCTTGCGGTGATCGATCGCAACGGAAAAGTCCAGCGGGTTCCGCAGAGCCTGCTCGATCAATACGAATCTCAACTGCCAGAGCGTTAGCCGTTCGCCGGTTCAGCCGATGCCAAACGCGCGGACTCCGCCGCAACCAGCGCTCGCTTTGCGATCATTCGTTTGACAACCACATCGACAATCACACCCGCCAAGATCACGATTCCGATAATCGCAAACTCGAGTTTCGTGCTGATCCCGAGAATATTGATGGCGTTGTACAGGACTCGCATGACGGCGGCGCCGATGACGACACCCAAAATATTCCCTTCACCACCACGCAGACTGCATCCGCCAAGCACGGCGGCGGCGATCGCATAAAGTTCGTAAAAATTGCCAAAGCCAGAGGGCTGAACCGAGTTGATATCCAAAGCAAACAAGATTCCCCCCAGACCGGCCGCCATTGAACAGAGCACATAGGACAAGACAACCATACGCTTTGTATTAATGCCACTGTAACGGGCGGCTTCTTCGTTGCTACCGAGCGCAAGTAGATAACGTCCGTAAACCGTACGGTTAAGAAAGATCGACGCGGTGACCGCGAGGCCGATCAACAACAGCATTGGCATCGGCACCATCGTCGCGACAAGGTCGGTCTGACCGAGTAGCGCTAGTACGCCGAAAACCATCATCGGTAAGGAAACCGCTTTGCTAACCACACTTGCCGTTCGCCCGGCTTGATAAAGCCAACCGACCGCGACGATCGCGAACGCGACGATCAAGAATTCGATCAGCATCACTCCGGT
The window above is part of the Roseiconus lacunae genome. Proteins encoded here:
- a CDS encoding Gfo/Idh/MocA family protein, encoding MHLKRRSFLTGTTAAAALTAAPAIHAASKDKQYRVALIGSGWWGMNILREAISAGNTKVVALCDVDQDRLEINAEEVNDLSGDSPNVYGDFRELFDKESVDIAIIATPDHWHALQTIAAINAGAHVFIEKPTGHTIGESQAMLDVSQRSDRIVQVGLHRRIGPHHVSAMRFLKDGGAGDIGMVRMFVHSKGGEERPTRNDEPPENLDWEMYCGPAPLRPYCRRIHPGGFRNFLDFANGTLGDWGVHWLDQVLWWADQEMPKSVHSVGGRPIAGEAVLNDREQTTDAPDHQIATYQFENFSAHWEHRRFAGKGPEQSSVGCYFLGTKGTVHIGWRDGWTFYPSDEKKPTIHEDAQLQEPDGHNIRLLWADFIGAIESGRRPIADISVGHQATTLSLLGMLSMKLGRSVRWDSEKQTIPGDTEAQALMRRDYRGDWTYPG
- a CDS encoding PQQ-binding-like beta-propeller repeat protein; translation: MTVAVRSVLFFTACLLLLGICQGEEWYRWRGPNLDGRTVQANWSGRFRGDQANIKWRASVGTGFSSFVATDELVFTSGHIDGQTIVNALSRESGDVAWKFAFEAPLDDRDFEGGPTSTPTIDGPFIYVVSRLGELFCLDRLTGQLSWKVNVANQADVRLPGWGCAGAPLVVGNLVIINIGESGVALNKDDGRIVWRSEDRESGYATPVPLKSDEKDAVVIASGKSYKAVTLESGEELWSIRWLTSFNCNAADPIIHDGQMFLSSGYNRGAALYQLGGTDPKVVWKSKEMKNQIHASVLLDESLFGIDGDMEAGARFRCLDWGTGEVLWSEEELRPGGFTLVDDAILLLTEDGDLVTAPATRQGWTPTSRVHVLDGKCWTAPVFSNGQIFCRTIQGEVVCVEVTQ
- a CDS encoding DUF1294 domain-containing protein, coding for MTLNLVLGYVVIVAILSSVTFLVYWVDKRRAQSDRWRTSEKTLHLLALFGGWPGAWIAQQKLRHKTRKRRFRIVYYATVVGHLLAVTTIAYCLSNSQ
- a CDS encoding lipopolysaccharide biosynthesis protein; protein product: MEPFAASNENRSHFSSVIAGILIGANVTGVMLSYALTLFLARTLDSNQFDSFVGAIAVLTMLGAVSEAGVGKYGYKRLPLADQASDTSERNAYLRFAKRTVFLCSAIFVACGIFLESALPNEAVEFTSITSVLFIPAVAGCGVAVDLLIASQSPITGTLIARALVPTITLSLIVVGSQTIRGFDATMAVICFGIGSTLGLLLCAALLQRFRWMGKTNVGEIQWQHWISRSLSYFAVTCAITWLFKAPLVMLHHLPHSAAELGLLAPAFETGCLVLLLSKSADKYYLPMLAVAIDQGDIETDERLRRRRQSLIGGAACIFWLAIVLIGKQILSLFGPQFVVSYPALLWVTTGACIWTLFSLSPSALLFMRRSKQLGLNLIFHSLALMVLIPIAFYQHGNTGVAFVFAVCLASTAAIARIQESIAWKSESETMAT
- a CDS encoding PIG-L deacetylase family protein, with protein sequence MAIDSRTVLVFSFLWISVGFMYGDPGTAVAQDGKLRIICFGAHPDDAEYKSGGTAALWAEQGHHVKLVSVTNGDIGHWQMSGGALAKRRTAESALVAKRLGVESLVMDIHDGELMPTLENRRKITRAIRQWNADIVIAHRPWDYHPDHRYVGVLVQDAAYMVTVPFFCPDTPPLKKNPVFLYSSDRFQKPYPFRADVAVDVGSVFEKKVDALMALESQTFEGGALGSAEKMANAPPANAPEARRQWLHERWVKRQSAEAQQHRNALIRWYGEDRAMQIDYAEAFEICEYGRQPSDDEIRELFPFLPKK
- a CDS encoding DUF1552 domain-containing protein gives rise to the protein MNRRNRLALSRRGFLRSGGLSVAIPAMASLPKRASASEQALGAEPRAVTETGAPLRMAFMSIPNGVQQEHWFPKNGFELNETMMALEDLKADFQVISNLDHINATPGPDGAGDHARANATFLTGLRARKTAGSDIRCGISVDQVAAQNVGSVTRIPSLELTSDLIRNSGSCDSGYACAYQYNLAWSSESTPVTPEANPRLVFERLFGAGSKSERAKNYQTRLATKKSVLDFVLEEGRDIQRQLATADNRKFDEYFSVVRDMERRIEMAEHFKDPPKTDRDTPAGIPKDFGDYMTLMYDMLHLAFQTDSTRVATLLLAYDGSNRTFPQLGIPEGHHWLTHSQRDEALAKKVAKIDQFYVEHFARFLNKMRQTEDVDGNSLLHNSMIIYGGAIADGNRHTHENLPVILAGNAGGKITTGRFYEPKKQPMSNLFVSMLNLIGVPTTQFGDSDGQLELS
- a CDS encoding DUF1592 domain-containing protein, translating into MSPQRFRPQILLLNFVLMDLLNRWRFCVATGIITCGIASYFGGLAIAEELPGRETEDSKVTPATDDAGPSFQNDIVPILQRYCYDCHGYGEREGNFVIDSFESEDEATAVPEFWWRVLKNLRAGVMPPMGSDQLTDMEMATVKDWIKRGPFAIDFDNLDPGPITVRRLNRQEYGNTVRALMGVEFDETLLFPADDSGHGFDNVADALMVSPLLLDKYLQAAELIVERSVPKVTKIVPRQVFRGRDFVSDDRRSKRNGRSLDGKKQEKVAREFEIETAGRYNVSIGTKQHGSFEFDPARYHVTCRIDEEVAFVSELGWDENKLTTVESIEQWDAGKHRIAFEIRPVELASDSEVAESIEEESDTHVHFEVYRVEIEGPIGTDQRVHPPNYERFFTRDSPPTEPDQRRSYAAEVLERFATRAYRGEVDQVTIDRLVGLAETVYSQPGETFETGIGRAIVGVLSSPRFLFRIESAANSSPDAKYAPVDEISLASRLSYFLWSSMPDEELVRLAENGELRANLSDQIDRMLDDRRSDAFISNFVGQWLRTRDVINANVDASVVMGHAEELEKLRDWFRSLPRGFFRGRDSMSEEHREKFARFREIRREVERIDDDLKRSIRDETEQFVEYVIRNDVSLLDLLDCDYTFLNAELAEHYGIEHVKGEKMRRVDLPSDSPRGGLLTQASMLMVTSNPTRTSPVKRGLFILDNILGTPAPPAPGVVPELEESADHFGDREPTLRELLSVHREDALCASCHARMDPLGLALENFDALGMWRETDRGTPVEPQGELVTGETFRDVRELKALLRNNHADAFYRCVTEKLLVFAVGRGVEFTDEQTIDQIVDRLRESDGRFSVLVHAVVESAPFQKQRLLPSTKQDNLSKGDQE